One window of the Leishmania infantum JPCM5 genome chromosome 28 genome contains the following:
- a CDS encoding haloacid dehalogenase-like hydrolase-like protein yields the protein MTSPFRYVITDMDGTLLSPDHFVSDYTRDTLKTLVHEHGVTPILATGRSYADARIIADNLKKYIWGDGTAVPGARAPASPSRAPAIYLVTSNGATVHNGVTHEVVFRTSIDPALAEKLFQLLPSDEEVVNTNAYQNDDWVCRIDWPEMMAATKESGIRFIHVPHPLPSSSCALGSAAASPDAAASGIAIGDYTGISKIFFITDDAARLAALADEVHAIAKAHGGAPVSLTFSTSDCMDIMANGVTKAEALKKLFGAILPSRDGVDVVADALAHAIAFGDGLNDAEMLTSAGKGCVMGNANPKLIAQHPELEVILTSAEDGVAKKLRSVFHLPL from the coding sequence ATGACCAGCCCGTTTCGCTACGTGATCACCGACATGGACGGCACGCTGCTGTCACCAGACCACTTTGTGAGCGACTACACCCGCGACACGCTCAAGACGCTCGTGCATGAACACGGCGTAACACCCATCTTGGCGACCGGCCGCAGCTATGCGGATGCGCGAATTATCGCTGACAACCTCAAGAAGTACATTTGGGGCGATGGCACGGCAGTGCCCGGCGCGCGGGCGCCTGCGAGCCCATCGAGGGCCCCGGCCATCTACCTCGTTACCTCCAATGGCGCTACGGTGCACAACGGTGTCACACACGAAGTCGTATTCCGGACCTCCATCGATCCTGCACTGGCGGAGAAGCTGTTCCAGCTTCTGCCCAGCGACGAGGAAGTTGTGAACACGAACGCCTACCAGAATGATGATTGGGTTTGCCGCATCGACTGGCCAGAAATGATGGCTGCTACCAAGGAGAGCGGCATTCGCTTCATCCATGTGCCAcatccgctgccgtcgtcgagcTGCGCACTAGGCTCGGCTGCGGCATCGcccgacgcagcagcgagcggcaTTGCCATCGGCGACTACACGGGTATTTCCAAGATCTTCTTCATcaccgacgacgcggcgcgtCTGGCGGCGCTAGCGGACGAGGTACACGCGATCGCCAAAGCCCACGGTGGTGCGCCGGTGTCGCTGACCTTTTCGACGTCGGACTGCATGGATATCATGGCGAATGGCGTGACGAAAGCcgaggcgctgaagaagcTCTTTGGCGCTATCCTACCGTCCAGAGACGGagtcgacgtcgtcgccgacgccctCGCGCACGCCATTGCATTTGGCGACGGCCTCAACGATGCAGAAATGCTCACGTCAGCCGGAAAGGGCTGTGTCATGGGCAATGCAAACCCAAAGCTGATTGCGCAGCACCCGGAGCTGGAGGTGATTCTCACCAGCGCCGAAGATGGAGTGGCAAAGAAGCTGCGAAGCGTGTTTCATCTTCCGCTCTAA